CCTGTGAGGCTGCCGGCGACTACGTCCCGTATGTCCCGGCGCGGGAGGAACTGCCCGCCGCCAGCGCCGACTTCCTCCTGGACTTCCTGTCCGGGGCCACGGCCGAGGAGCGGGCGCGCGGTCCGGAGCTCGCCCGCCGGGCCGTGGCGGAGTTCACCGGACCGGTGCCCGGCGGCGAGGAGCGCCACGAACTGGTCGTCACGCACAACTTCCTGATCGGCTGGCTGGTCCGGCACGTCCTGGACGCCCCCGCCTGGCGCTGGCTCGGCCTCAACCACGGCAACGCGGCCCTGACCGTCATCCGCTACGCGCCCGGGCGGCCGGCCTCCTTGTTGGTCCTCAACGACATGCGGCATCTGCCCGACGAACTCCGCTGGACCGGCTTCCCAGCCGAATTCCGCGTGTGAAACCCTGAAAAACCCACGAAAAATATGCAGACCGGTCTACTGTTTCCCGCATGGGAGTCAAGGGCGAGGAGACCCGTGCGCGGCTGATCGCCGGCACGCGGGCACTGATCGAGGCGCAGGGCTACTTCGGCACCGGCGTCAACCACATCGTCGCCGAGAGCGGCGCGCCGCGCGGGTCGCTCTACTTCCACTTCCCCGAAGGCAAGGACCAGCTGGTCGCCGCCGCGCTCACCCAGGCCGGGCAGGAGATCGAGGACCTGCTCAACGCCCTCGCCGCCGAGGGGGTCGACGCCGGGGCGCTCACCCGGCGTCTCACCGAGATCTTCGCCTCCCGCCTTGAACGGTCCGACTACGCCAAGGGCTGCCCGATCGCCACCGTCGCGCTGGAGGTCGCCGGCACCAACGAGCCGCTGCGCGCGGTCTGTTCCGCGGTGTACGGGAGCTGGCAGCGCGTCCTGGCCGACCGCCTGGAGGCCGAGGGCTTCGGGCCGCTGGAGGCGGAGACCGCCGCCGGGCAGGCACTCGCTCTGCTGGAGGGCGCGGTGCTGCTCGCGTCGGTCCGACGCAGCCGCGAACCGCTCGACCACGCCCAGCACGCCGTGCTGCACCTCATCGGCGCGAAGGCATCGCGCTCCGAGTGAACGGCCCGCCCCGCCGCGGTGCCCTTCCGTGCGCCCAAGAAATATACAGACCGGTCTACAGAAAACGGAGAGCTCACCATGCCGCCGCTACCGAGCACCCTCGTCCTGGGCGCCACCGGCTTCCTCGGCCGCTGGCTGGTCCTCGAACTCCTCACCCGCGACGAGCCAGTCGCCGCCGCGGTCCGCGGCGGTCCCGGCAGCACACGCGACACCGAGCTCCGCGACTGGCTTCGCGCCCACGGCACCGAGGACACCTCCCTCACCACCGTCGTCGCCGACCTCACCCGCCCCGGCCTCGACTTCTCCCCCGACGACGACGCCCGCCTCGCCGAGGTCCGCGACGTCCACAACCTCGCCGCCCGCTACGCGTTCGGCCTCACCCGCGCCCAGGCCCACCCCGCCAACGTCGACGGCGCCCTGCACGCCCTCCGCTGGTCCGCCACCCGCCCTCACCTCCGCCGCCACGTCCACCTCTCCGGCTACCGCGTCGGCCGCGGCCCCCACCCCCGCCACCCGCTCCCGCCCCGCGAGGCCGCGGCCCTCTACGCCCGCCTCGGCGCCTACGAGGCGTCCAAGCAACTCGGCGACGCCGCCGTCCGGGTGACGGCCGACCGGCTCGACGTCCCCCTCACCACCGTCAACCCCAGCAGCGTCATCGGTCACTCGACGACCGGCGAAGCCGGCCAGTACCTCGGCCTCGCGCAACTCGTCCGCCAACTCCACCGCGGACGCCTCCCGCTGCTCCCCGGCACCCGCCGCACCTTCCTCCCCGTCGTCACCGTCGACCACCTGGCCCGCTTCCTCGCCGCCGTCCCAGCCCACGACCGGCCGCAGGCCCAGGCCCATGCCGTTCTCGACCCCGACACTCCTCTCCTTCCGGATCTCATCGCCCTCCTCGCCACCCACCTCGGCGTCCGCCCGCCCCGCGGCCACATCCCCGTCCCCCTGCTCCGCCGACTCCCCCGAGCCCTCACCGGCGCCGACCCGGAAACCCTCAGCTTCCTCTCCGAAGACCGCTACGACACCACCTCCGCCGACCACCTCGCCGCCAAGATCGGCCTCAGTCACCCACCCGTCACCGAAGCCCTCCGCGCCTGGTCCACCCGCCTCGTCGCCGATGGCTTCGGCACCGCGACGTAGAAAGTCGGCCCACCCGACTTCCCACGCGACCCACCCCGGCACCAACGGACCCCGATCAACCAGCCGCAAACGGGCGCGGCCGAGGCCGCGCCCCGGGCCGGCAGTCGACGCTCCACCAGACACGCTTCCCCGGCGCCGGTACAGAAAGTCGACCCACCCGACCTCCCCTGCAACCGATCCCGACGCCGACACCCCCGGGCACGCACAGGCCCGGACCGACCACCCGCAAAACGAGCGCGACCGGGCCGCCAGACCTGTTTCGACGCCCCACCAGGCGCGCCCAGTACTCCAGTGTGACTTCGCGATCTACGCGGTGGAGGCGGCGGAGAGCCGCTGCCGATAGTGGCTGCGACGTGCCGAAGCTTGGTGGCTTCTGCGCCAGTTCGACCAGTGCAGGAGTGCGTTCAGGGCTGTGGTCGGCGGGCTGAACACTGCGCCGATCAGGCGGCGGATCTTCGGGACGGTCAGGTCGACCGGGCCCCCGTTTCGGGCCGGGCGGCTCGCATCCGGCACGTCTGGTCGGCCTCGCGTCGTCGACCGCCGCGGCAAGGAACGCGTCGCGTCGGTGCGGCGTTGCTCCGTTGGCCGTTATGAGCGGCGCCTATGTCACACCAGTGCCGCGCCGCCGTCTATCGCGAGCGTGGTGCCGGTGACGTAGGCGTTGGCCAGGACGAAGAGATAGGCCGCTGCGGCTTCCTCGGCAGTGCCGACACGCCGCGTGAGCAGCTCGGATCCGGCGCCCTGGAGGAAAGCCTCCGGGTCCGTGACACTGCCGTCCCACAGCTCGGTACGGATCACACCGGGCTGGATCACGTTGACGCGCAGAGGGGCGAGTTCGACGGCGAGTGCCCGGGACAGGGCCTCGATGCCGCCGGTGATACCCGCCGTGAGCGCGGTTCCGGACAGGGGGCGGATCGCGAGGACGCCGGAGCTGAAGGTGATCGAGCCGCCGTCGCGCAGTCGCGGTGCAGCGTACTTGGCGGAGAGGAACGCGCCCCAGAACCGGCGCTCGAAGACGGCCCTGGCCTCCTGCGGGGTGGTGTCGACCAGCGGCTTGATCAGCAGAGATTCGCCCGCGGTGTAGACGAGGTGGTCGAACTCCCCGACCTGCTCGAAGAACGCGGCGATGGCGTTGCCGTCTGCGACGTCCAGGCGGCGGCCTTCGGCCGGCTCGCCCAACCGCTTCGTCGCGGCGTCCACGCGGTCCTGATTGCTGGAGGCGACCACGACGTCCGCGCCAGCCGCCGCGGCCTGTTGGGCTACCGCGAAGCCGATGCCGGAGGTTCCACCGATGATCACGATCTTCTTGCCAGCCAGAGACATGGGACCCATTCCTTCGTCGATGCGGTGCCGGGGTTCGGCAACCCCATGGCAAGAACGTACGCCTCCACATCGAGACGGTGAATGACTTGAAGTCTTGATTCCATGTCATATCGTCTCGCCATACAGGCACTAGAGTGGCGCTATGGACATCCTGAGCGACACCCTCGAAGTCCTGCGCACGGGACGCCCGATGGTGACTCGCACCGACGCGCACGCCCCGTGGGCCCTGAAGTTCCAACCCATCTCAGGCGCCGGATTCCACGTGGTCGTGGAAGGGCACTGTCACCTGCTGCCACCACGCGGCCAACCGCTCGCGCTGGGACCCGGCGACATCGTGTTCCTGCAGCGCGGCAGCGGACACACCCTGTGCGACGTGCCGGACCGCGATCCGGTGGACTTCGTACCGGAGCGCGTGGACCGTTCCTCGCCGATCGGCCAGGTCACCGTGGACGGACCGGGGCCGCACACGGTGCTGGTCTGCGGCGCGTACGCGATCGACGTTGATCGCCCGCACCCGCTGTTCAGCGATCTACCGGAGGTCATCCACCTTCCCGCGGTTCCCGGCCGCCACCCCGTGCTGCGCTCGGCGGTCGATCAGCTGTGCGCCGAGTTCCACGCGCCGCAGCCGGGCTCGGACGCGGTCGTCACGGCGCTCATCGATCTGCTGCTGCTGTACATCCTCCGGTCGTGGTACGCCGAACTGCCGAAGGAGCGGACCCGGGGCTGGGCGGCCGCGCTGACCGATCCGGCAGTCGCCCCGGCCCTGAAGGCGATCCACGACGA
The nucleotide sequence above comes from Streptomyces kaniharaensis. Encoded proteins:
- a CDS encoding histidine phosphatase family protein — its product is MTGTATRYLYLARHGEAMPDESGLSDAGRRQAGLLGRRLAGRPISAVHHGPLPRASQTARLVAEHLGGAAVQACEAAGDYVPYVPAREELPAASADFLLDFLSGATAEERARGPELARRAVAEFTGPVPGGEERHELVVTHNFLIGWLVRHVLDAPAWRWLGLNHGNAALTVIRYAPGRPASLLVLNDMRHLPDELRWTGFPAEFRV
- a CDS encoding TetR/AcrR family transcriptional regulator translates to MGVKGEETRARLIAGTRALIEAQGYFGTGVNHIVAESGAPRGSLYFHFPEGKDQLVAAALTQAGQEIEDLLNALAAEGVDAGALTRRLTEIFASRLERSDYAKGCPIATVALEVAGTNEPLRAVCSAVYGSWQRVLADRLEAEGFGPLEAETAAGQALALLEGAVLLASVRRSREPLDHAQHAVLHLIGAKASRSE
- a CDS encoding SDR family oxidoreductase, which translates into the protein MPPLPSTLVLGATGFLGRWLVLELLTRDEPVAAAVRGGPGSTRDTELRDWLRAHGTEDTSLTTVVADLTRPGLDFSPDDDARLAEVRDVHNLAARYAFGLTRAQAHPANVDGALHALRWSATRPHLRRHVHLSGYRVGRGPHPRHPLPPREAAALYARLGAYEASKQLGDAAVRVTADRLDVPLTTVNPSSVIGHSTTGEAGQYLGLAQLVRQLHRGRLPLLPGTRRTFLPVVTVDHLARFLAAVPAHDRPQAQAHAVLDPDTPLLPDLIALLATHLGVRPPRGHIPVPLLRRLPRALTGADPETLSFLSEDRYDTTSADHLAAKIGLSHPPVTEALRAWSTRLVADGFGTAT
- a CDS encoding SDR family oxidoreductase codes for the protein MSLAGKKIVIIGGTSGIGFAVAQQAAAAGADVVVASSNQDRVDAATKRLGEPAEGRRLDVADGNAIAAFFEQVGEFDHLVYTAGESLLIKPLVDTTPQEARAVFERRFWGAFLSAKYAAPRLRDGGSITFSSGVLAIRPLSGTALTAGITGGIEALSRALAVELAPLRVNVIQPGVIRTELWDGSVTDPEAFLQGAGSELLTRRVGTAEEAAAAYLFVLANAYVTGTTLAIDGGAALV
- a CDS encoding AraC family transcriptional regulator — encoded protein: MDILSDTLEVLRTGRPMVTRTDAHAPWALKFQPISGAGFHVVVEGHCHLLPPRGQPLALGPGDIVFLQRGSGHTLCDVPDRDPVDFVPERVDRSSPIGQVTVDGPGPHTVLVCGAYAIDVDRPHPLFSDLPEVIHLPAVPGRHPVLRSAVDQLCAEFHAPQPGSDAVVTALIDLLLLYILRSWYAELPKERTRGWAAALTDPAVAPALKAIHDDPGHPWTVESLGTRAGLSRAAFARRFASVVGEPPLTYLTNWRMATAARLLHQSPAPLSTIAQHTGYTSEFAFAKAFKRHFGSPPGAYRKQVRTAGDEPGGYN